Sequence from the Pedobacter sp. D749 genome:
CCTCCAATGGCATGCTTTCAGATTTATGGAAGAATTCCTACCAGGGCATTCAGCGTGCCAATACCGTGCTGAACAGGATTGATGATATTCCTTATGCCAGCGCTGCCACAAAGCAGGCAAGAAAAGGGGAAATGCATTTTGTGCGTGCCCTGCTTTACTTTAATATGGTTCGTGTGTTTGGCGATGTGCCTTTGGTGACCAAAGAAACCACCAATCCCAACGAGTTTTTTGGCCAGGGGCGCACAAATAAAGATCTGGTATATGCACAGATTATTTCAGACCTGACTAATGCCATACAAGAATTGCCTGCAAGTACCACTACACCAGGAAAAGCTGTTAAAACAGCTGCCCAATCTTTAATCGGGAAAGTCTATCTGACTTTGGGCAAATTTGCAGAAAGCAAAGCCGTACTGGCAGATGTAGTTGCCTCGGGAAGGCACCAGTTGCTTGCTGAGCCAGCTGACATTTTCGCATTGACTAACAAGAACAATAATGAAATTATTTTTGCCGTGCAGTTTGCATCTGGAATAAACGGAAATAGCGAAGGCAGTTCTGCTTACCAGCAGTTCAGTCCATCGGGTACCATCAGCGGCGCAAAAGGCCATAACCTGCCAACCAAAAGTTTCTATCAGTTATATAGTGCTTCGGACAAACGCAAAACAGCTTATGTTGGTTTAACCAGTGCCGGAACTCCTTTTTCTACCAAGCTGAAAGCTTCGGCAACAACTCCGGTAGACGGAGGCAGCAACTTTGTGGTATTGCGTTATGCAGATGTATTGTTAATGCTGGCTGAAGATGAAAATGAGCTGGGGAATACTGAGACAGCAAAAACTTACCTGAATCTGGTACGAAAGAGAGCAGGCCTGGCCGATGCCACACAGCAGAGTCAGGTAGATGTTAGGGATGCAATTACGCTGGAGAGAAGATTGGAACTGATAGGGGAAGGCCATCGTTGGTTTGATCTGCTCAGAACTGGTAACGCTGTTTCAGTAATGAACGCCTGGTTTGCCTCGCAAAATATAACCACCAGAATTACAAACCGCGATCTATTGCAACCTATTCCGCAAGACCAGATTGATACAGATCCCGCAATTAAACAAAATCCATAAATAATATCAAATTTTAATAAAAACGAAATGAAAAGAATTATTTTACAGTTATCCATAGCATTAATTGCATTTAGTGGGTTTGCACAATCGGTACCAGAAGCTAGTTTAAAAGAAGTACTTAACCCTAAAAGCCAGAGGGTATTGGTTACTGCCCATCGTGGCGACTGGCGCAATACGCCTGAAAATTCAATTCAGGCCCTTAAAAACTGTATTGCTATGGGAGTAGACATTATGGAACTGGATCTGAAGAAAACAAAAGACGGCCAGCTGGTGATCATGCACGATCAAACCATTGATAGAACCACAACAGGAAAAGGTGACGTTTCTGATTATACCCTGTCTGAAATAAAAACATTTTTCCTACGCTCAGGTTCGGGGCATCCAACTAAACACCATATACCAACCTTTATGGAAATACTGGCCATTGCGAAAGATAAGATCATTATTGATGTAGATAAGGGATATGATTATTATCCTCAGGTAATTAAGGAACTGCGTGAACAGGGAATGATCGGCCAGGCCATCGTGAATGTCAAAGGAAGTACACCATTACCCCAGATAGAACAGGAGGTAGGTAAAATTGAGGAAGACATTACCATCATGCCAATAGTGGATATGAAAAGAGCTGATGCTTCAGAAATTATCGCGAGTTATAAACCCCATCAAAAAACCATTATCCAGGCCAACTTCAGTAGCGATACCTTATCGGTGTTAAAAAATATTGCCAGCCTTAGAACAAATTATGGTTTATGGATCAATAGCTTATGGCCAGAACAGAACGGTGGTCATGATGATGACCTGGCGGTTGAAGAAAACAAAAAAGATGAAAGCTGGGGTTGGCTGATCAGCCATAAAGCAAACCTGATCCAAACGGACCGCCCAAAAGAACTTATTGAATATTTAAGAGCGAAAAAACTTCATCATTAGTTTTTCTGGCTGGATTTTGATTAAGTATAGCTAAGGATTGTATAGAGGCTGTATCATAAAGACTCCAATAGAATGGTCGTCATCTCGACCGAAGCAACGCGAAGTGGAGAGATCTATTTAGTTAGATTTCTCGACTGCGTTGCACTCCGCTCGAAATGACGGTAACACAAGGGAATTTTTACGTGAAGATTAATTAGGTCATTTATATTGATTTTTATAAAATAAATTATCCCTCAGATTGACAGTTCAATATTTATGATACAGCTTCTTGTTTGAATTTTGTTCAGTTCAAATTTTATGAGATGGAATCAATAGTTTGAGGTTTTTCCATACTGGCTATTAAATTTAACCGCTTTCCTTTATCTTTGCCGCTAATTTAATATTCCCAGTTCGTGATTAATGTAAATAACATCTCCGTTTCATTTGGCGGAACTACCCTTTTTAGCGATGTAACCTTTTCGATAAACGAGAACGATAAAATCGCCCTTATGGGTAAAAATGGTGCAGGCAAGTCGACTATACTAAAAATCATTGCCGATGTAGCCAAACCTACTTCCGGTAGTGTAACAGGTCCGAAAGAAGCAGTGATTGCCTATTTGCCCCAACATTTGCTCACTCATGACAATGTTACTGTTTTCGAGGAAACCATGAAAGCCTTTGCAGAGGTAAACCAGATGCAAAAAGAGCTTGATGAACTGAACGAGCAATTGACTATCCGTACCGATTACGAAAGTGATGATTATATGAAGCTTATCGAGCGCGTATCGGAACTGAGTGAGCAATTTTACTCCATTGAAGAAATCAATTATGATGCGGAAGTAGAGAAAGTGTTGAAAGGTTTGGGTTTTGAGCGTAAAGATTTTGGTCGCCAAACTTCTGAATTTTCGGGTGGATGGCGTATGCGGATTGAGTTAGCGAAGATTTTATTGAAGAAACCTGATCTGATCTTACTGGATGAGCCTACCAACCACATGGATATCGAAAGTATTCAATGGCTGGAAGATTTCCTGATCAACTCGGCGAAGGCCGTAATGGTCATCTCTCACGATCGTACTTTTGTAGATAACATTACCAATCGTACCATCGAGGTAACCATGGGCAGGATTTATGATTACAAGGCCAAATATACCCATTACCTCCAATTGCGTGCTGATCGCCGTATCCACCAGTTAAAAGCTTACGAAGAACAGCAGCGTTTTATTGCAGATAACCAGGAATTTATCGATCGTTTCAGGGGAACTTATTCTAAAACCTTACAGGTGCAATCGCGCGTAAAAATGCTCGAGAAGCTTGAAGTGATCGAAATTGATGAAGTAGATACCTCAGCATTGAGATTAAAGTTTCCGCCATCGCCACGTTCAGGTCAGTATCCGGTAATGGTAGAAGAACTTACTAAAACTTATGGCGATCATGTGGTTTTCGAAAAAGCATCCATGGTGATCGAACGCGGAGAAAAAGTGGCTTTCGTTGGTAAAAATGGCGAAGGTAAATCGACGATGATTAAAGCCATCATGGGCGAGATAGATTTTGAAGGCGGTTTAAAAGTAGGACACAATGCTAAAATTGGCTATTTTGCGCAAAACCAGGCCGCATTACTTGATGAGAACCTTACTGTATTCGAAACCATTGACCAGATTCCGTTAAGCGACGGCTCAATAAAAATCAAAGACCTTTTAGGTGCCTTTATGTTTAGTGGCGATGATACCACTAAAAAGGTTAAAGTACTTTCTGGTGGCGAGAAAACGCGTTTAGCTATGATTAAATTATTGTTAGAGCCTGTAAATGTATTAATCCTCGATGAGCCGACTAACCATTTGGATATGAAAACCAAAGACATTATTAAAGATGCATTGAAAGATTTTGATGGTA
This genomic interval carries:
- a CDS encoding ABC-F family ATP-binding cassette domain-containing protein gives rise to the protein MINVNNISVSFGGTTLFSDVTFSINENDKIALMGKNGAGKSTILKIIADVAKPTSGSVTGPKEAVIAYLPQHLLTHDNVTVFEETMKAFAEVNQMQKELDELNEQLTIRTDYESDDYMKLIERVSELSEQFYSIEEINYDAEVEKVLKGLGFERKDFGRQTSEFSGGWRMRIELAKILLKKPDLILLDEPTNHMDIESIQWLEDFLINSAKAVMVISHDRTFVDNITNRTIEVTMGRIYDYKAKYTHYLQLRADRRIHQLKAYEEQQRFIADNQEFIDRFRGTYSKTLQVQSRVKMLEKLEVIEIDEVDTSALRLKFPPSPRSGQYPVMVEELTKTYGDHVVFEKASMVIERGEKVAFVGKNGEGKSTMIKAIMGEIDFEGGLKVGHNAKIGYFAQNQAALLDENLTVFETIDQIPLSDGSIKIKDLLGAFMFSGDDTTKKVKVLSGGEKTRLAMIKLLLEPVNVLILDEPTNHLDMKTKDIIKDALKDFDGTLILVSHDRDFLDGLVQKVFEFGNKRVREHFEDIKGFLAYKKMNSLKEIEQG
- a CDS encoding RagB/SusD family nutrient uptake outer membrane protein, with the protein product MKKIINKILVTGGLFCLLGITSCTKELNQQPITSKSLTNFLTTETEVEEYVNAVYGTLQLNGLYGLYLPAIGEIPSDNTFDEVPANDSGMYGQLDQFTTVASNGMLSDLWKNSYQGIQRANTVLNRIDDIPYASAATKQARKGEMHFVRALLYFNMVRVFGDVPLVTKETTNPNEFFGQGRTNKDLVYAQIISDLTNAIQELPASTTTPGKAVKTAAQSLIGKVYLTLGKFAESKAVLADVVASGRHQLLAEPADIFALTNKNNNEIIFAVQFASGINGNSEGSSAYQQFSPSGTISGAKGHNLPTKSFYQLYSASDKRKTAYVGLTSAGTPFSTKLKASATTPVDGGSNFVVLRYADVLLMLAEDENELGNTETAKTYLNLVRKRAGLADATQQSQVDVRDAITLERRLELIGEGHRWFDLLRTGNAVSVMNAWFASQNITTRITNRDLLQPIPQDQIDTDPAIKQNP
- a CDS encoding glycerophosphodiester phosphodiesterase family protein, with protein sequence MKRIILQLSIALIAFSGFAQSVPEASLKEVLNPKSQRVLVTAHRGDWRNTPENSIQALKNCIAMGVDIMELDLKKTKDGQLVIMHDQTIDRTTTGKGDVSDYTLSEIKTFFLRSGSGHPTKHHIPTFMEILAIAKDKIIIDVDKGYDYYPQVIKELREQGMIGQAIVNVKGSTPLPQIEQEVGKIEEDITIMPIVDMKRADASEIIASYKPHQKTIIQANFSSDTLSVLKNIASLRTNYGLWINSLWPEQNGGHDDDLAVEENKKDESWGWLISHKANLIQTDRPKELIEYLRAKKLHH